Below is a window of Pontibacillus halophilus JSM 076056 = DSM 19796 DNA.
TATAGGTTCATATCCAGTATCTAAGTCAAAAACATCAATTCCATTTGCATCTTCTTCTGTTTCATAAACCTTTACGAGCTTAGAACCGTTATTCTTCTTCAAATGTTTATCTAAACTAATTCCTTTTAGTTTCAATTCCGAAAGAGGTTTATATGTTGGGTTCCTACCAAAACTACCAATAGGAAGTTCTATATTTGCCCCAATAAAATGATGTAAAGTCATCTAAACACCCCTCTTCTTTATCCTTATTTTACCATAAAATAGTTAAATCCTTTGTTTAACATTACTGCCCCGTTAGTTTAAGTACATTCCTTCACAAAGTCTACATATGTAGTTGTTCATTAAGCCTTTCGATCCTACAAAATCTTACAATTAACTATACTAAATAACTTAGGTTTTGACCATGGTTTTAGCATCATTTTAACTTGTGGACAATAGCTGTTGTCCAGTTGCTCATTCCTATGCTAAAACCGTTGTTATTTTTAACGTTAAACCATCGAAACCCTAGTCATATCACTAAAAACAAACATGCGAATTCCTATGTGAATTCGCATGTTAAAAGCCTTGCTATTTTCATTTTTCTACCTCTGAACCGAACTACTTACACACATGTGGGTGCTTTTTTTTTACGCAATAAGGCGGTTTTTTGTTAGAGGTTCCGCTTATGTGCGTTTTTTCATTTGTTTCGAAAGGATAATCTCATGTTGAGATTGTTGGGTTTCTCCGTTAATTTGGGCCTTCGAGTGCTTTGGGTTGGCTCTCGGAGACTGGAATGGGTCACTATAAAGGTTGTCAAAAAAGGATTTATCCGGTTTACGTGTATAGTTTTTGGATATCATTACAAGCGCCTCCTATTTATTTCGGTGAGAAGACTTGTTCATACGTTCCTGTGGATTTTGGTTGATGGTGCCGTTCGCACGCTTTGGTGCATACTCTGCCTTTGCTCTTGGTTCACCATCAAATTGCTGTTGGTCACTTGGAAAATGGGATTGTTTGTTACGTGCCATCTTAAACCCTCCTGACTTTCCCCAATTGGATTGAGGATAGTATTAGTATGTGCTGAGACACTAGACGTATGTGATACAATGGGGAAGAATTGAATGGTAATCCACAAGGAGAATGAACATGAACGACACATATAAACGATTAACGCAACATCTGCTTGAACGAAACAACGAATTAACGCACGATCAGGCTCGAGAATGGGTTGAATCGTTATGGGAGGACTTTGAAGCAACGCGTGCGAAGGCGGGTCGACAGTATCAAGGGAAAGAAGTAACAGAGCGTGTGGTACGACAGTGGATTGACAGCCTTGGACCTCGTTTAAATGAGTTTGCTTCTAATAATCCGAAGTACAAGCATTTATTACAGAAAAAAGACGAATCATAAGAAAAGATGACCCTTTAAAGGAGTCATCTTTTCTTATGATGATGTTGGCATCGTATCCAACTTTTTCTGAAGTTTCTCTTCAGAGAAGATCCAACCTGTATAGGAAGAGAGAATTTCTAAGTCATCGTCTAATGTGACTACGGCAACAAACGGATAGCGTCCCTTTGAGCGGTAACGTAAGTCAGTGAAGCGAACTTCCGTGTGATGGTCGTGCTCAACGATTGTCCAACGATAGACAGGAGAGAAATGGAGGAATGCTTCCACATGGTGGTCCGTAATCGCTTTCTCCATAACGGGCATCTCTGGCAGTGGCTTCTTGTGAAATTCATCAAGTATCGTAATCGTGCCATTCTCAGATTTCCCTACGTAGAAGTGTGTAGGAGTTGTAATGGCAAGACGAAAGTGTCGGTTACGCATCGTAGGTGAAGTAACAATTTGTTCAACATCAGGAAATCTTGCTTCAACCTGTTTCGTAATCTGCCGTTTATCTAGATAGCGCTTCACATAATAAAGGAATAAGACGAAATAGACCGTTAGGAACGTGTAGCCGGGGTCTGCCCCAAACATCCATGTGAGTATACCGATTATATGAAATAAGAAGATGTACGGATCAAACGTATTTATGATGCCCCAAGCAACCCAGCGCTCCGAGAAAGGGCGATAAGCTTGCGTGCCATATGCGTTAAATAAATCGACAAAGACGTGGAGAATAACGGCAAGAAAGCTCCACAGCCATAAATGTAGGAAGTTAACTTCTGGTACGAAGAGAAAGATAAGTGCAGGGATTGAAATGCCCCAAAACAATACTGCGGGAATAGAATGGGTAATCCCTCGGTGATTCCGAATGTAGACAGCATTATTCTTAAACTTTGTGACGGTATCAAGGTCTGGTGCTTGTGACCCGGCAATGGTCCCGACCATGATTGCGTTAAATAATGCGGGGTTATCTTGAACGGCTGGGTCGAGCGTAGCTAGGCCACCCAATGCAATTCCCATAACGATGTGTGTACCAGTATCCATGCTTGGTGATAACCTCCTTTGTCAGTTGATTCAGATTGTTAATAATTTAATTGTAGCAGAAGGGTGACAGAAAGTGAAAAACGAACAAGTACCTGTAATACTAGAAGATTTTGATGTCGCTCAATACCAACACGATTTGATTCATTGGTTTAAACAAGAGCAACGAATCTTGCCTTGGAGAGCAAATCAAGACCCTTACAAAGTATGGGTTTCCGAAATTATGCTTCAGCAAACACGAGTCGATACAGTCATTCCCTACTTTGAGAACTTTATGTCCCAATTCCCGACATTAGAAGATTTAGCATATGCCGATGAAGAAAGAGTATTAAAAGCATGGGAAGGACTTGGGTATTATTCTAGAGCAAGAAATCTTCAAACAGCCGTTCGAGAAGTGGTGGAGAACTATGAAGGGCGTGTACCCCATAATGAAAAGGAACTCTCCTCTCTAAAAGGCGTAGGCCCTTATACGAAAGGGGCAATCTTGAGTATTGCTTATGGCATCCCATCACCTGCTGTAGACGGAAACGTGATGAGGGTACTCTCAAGAATCCTCTTTATCGAGAACGATATAGCGAAGCCAGCGACAAGAAAGTTATTTGAAAACATCATCCGTGAAATTATTTCACAAGAAGATCCATCTTCATTCAACCAAGGTCTTATGGAACTTGGAGCGCTTGTATGTACACCGAAAAGCCCATCATGCATGTTATGCCCAGTTCAAGAACATTGCCGAGCCTTCCACGCTGGGAAAGAGCAATTGCTACCAGTGAAATCGTCTAAGAAGAAACAAAAAAGAAAACCATACATGTCCTTACTCCTAAAGGATGAACATGGTCGTATTCTTGTTGAGAAACGTCCTGATGACGGCCTACTCGCTAACCTCTGGCAATTCCCAATGGTTTCACTAGAAGAGCACAACCGCTTGAACGTTGAGAAGTGGATTCAAGGTGAATATGGATTACAAGTCTCTCTTGGGTCAACGGTAGACAACATTAAGCATACATTTTCTCATGTGATTTGGGACCTTGAAGTAATGACTGGTGAGATCAAGTCAGGCGAATTGGATAAATCCAACGCCCGACTTTCTTCACCAGAGGAAATGGAACAGTTACCATTTCCAGTATCTCATCAGAAAATGATGAAACATCTTTAGTCGTAAACAGGCTTTGTACCACTCGTCCAAGTGGCTTCCCGCTTTTTAAAGCCGCCACGACTTTCAATTTCTTTATAAATTTCACGAAGAATGGTTGTACCTTCAGAATTTAAATATGGAGCGATTTGGCTTAATGCATGTTGAAAGTACGCCAACTCACTATCTCGCCATTCATGTTTTGAAGTCATTGTTAATTCAGTCATATCTCGACCGACATACATCCTAATCCCTCCTCAACCCTTATTGTCCGCAAGGGAAAGTGCCACTATGCAGGGATTGGATAGACGTGGAAATGTACTGTTTGGAAAAACAGGCGAAAAAAATTTGGATAACCTCTTCATTATTGCACAAATTAATTGTTGCGGAGGTGAAGAAGATGGCTAAAAAGCAAATGAAAGCTCAACAA
It encodes the following:
- a CDS encoding metal-dependent hydrolase, whose product is MDTGTHIVMGIALGGLATLDPAVQDNPALFNAIMVGTIAGSQAPDLDTVTKFKNNAVYIRNHRGITHSIPAVLFWGISIPALIFLFVPEVNFLHLWLWSFLAVILHVFVDLFNAYGTQAYRPFSERWVAWGIINTFDPYIFLFHIIGILTWMFGADPGYTFLTVYFVLFLYYVKRYLDKRQITKQVEARFPDVEQIVTSPTMRNRHFRLAITTPTHFYVGKSENGTITILDEFHKKPLPEMPVMEKAITDHHVEAFLHFSPVYRWTIVEHDHHTEVRFTDLRYRSKGRYPFVAVVTLDDDLEILSSYTGWIFSEEKLQKKLDTMPTSS
- the mutY gene encoding A/G-specific adenine glycosylase produces the protein MKNEQVPVILEDFDVAQYQHDLIHWFKQEQRILPWRANQDPYKVWVSEIMLQQTRVDTVIPYFENFMSQFPTLEDLAYADEERVLKAWEGLGYYSRARNLQTAVREVVENYEGRVPHNEKELSSLKGVGPYTKGAILSIAYGIPSPAVDGNVMRVLSRILFIENDIAKPATRKLFENIIREIISQEDPSSFNQGLMELGALVCTPKSPSCMLCPVQEHCRAFHAGKEQLLPVKSSKKKQKRKPYMSLLLKDEHGRILVEKRPDDGLLANLWQFPMVSLEEHNRLNVEKWIQGEYGLQVSLGSTVDNIKHTFSHVIWDLEVMTGEIKSGELDKSNARLSSPEEMEQLPFPVSHQKMMKHL
- a CDS encoding YfhJ family protein, with translation MNDTYKRLTQHLLERNNELTHDQAREWVESLWEDFEATRAKAGRQYQGKEVTERVVRQWIDSLGPRLNEFASNNPKYKHLLQKKDES
- the sspK gene encoding small, acid-soluble spore protein K, yielding MARNKQSHFPSDQQQFDGEPRAKAEYAPKRANGTINQNPQERMNKSSHRNK
- a CDS encoding YpzG family protein, which encodes MISKNYTRKPDKSFFDNLYSDPFQSPRANPKHSKAQINGETQQSQHEIILSKQMKKRT